TACCCTTTGCATACAGGAAGGTATAGGCCATAGCGCCGCCTATGAGTATTACATCCACCTTTTTGAGCATATTTTCTATTAAGGGCACCTTGTCAGAGACCTTGGCACCCCCAAGTATAAGTATAAAAGGTCTTTCAGGGGAGCTTGTTACCTTTTCAAAATACTCTATCTCCTTTTTAACCAGAAACCCTGAAACTGATTCAAGATAGTGTGTGACCCCTTCTGTAGAGGCATGCGCCCTGTGACATGTGCCAAAAGCATCATTTACAAATATATCACCAAGTCTGGAGAGCTCCTTTGCAAACCCTGAGTCATTTTTTTCCTCCTCCTTATGAAACCTTAAGTTTTCAAGGAGGACAACCTCCTCCGGCTGCATTTTATTAACAATATCAACAACTTCAGGACCAATACAGTTATCCGGCTTTTTGACCGGCCTCTTTAAAAGCTCACTGAGCCTGTGGGCAACCGGTGTAAGGCGCATCTTTTCCTTTACCTCACCTTTTGGCCTCCCAAGGTGGCTCATCAGTATCACCTTTGCACCATTTTTTAGGGCATATTCAATGGTGGGGAGAGACTCCCTTATCCGGTTGTCATCCGTGATATTCAGATTATCATCCAGGGGAACATTAAAATCTACCCTTATCAATACCCTTTTATTCTTAATATCTACATCTTTAATGCATTTTTTATTCATTTTATCACCTCTTCATTAATTAACATTGATAATACTTAAATACCATTGTTAATACAATTTATAAATACATTGCATATAACGACTAAACTGGATAAGATATCCCTCTGAAAAATACTATACAATGCCAGGGAATAACATGTCCATCCTATTTGCGCTTGTAATCTTATTATCGTTTTTTATCGGGGCCATCCCCTTTGGGCTTATTATAGGCCGTTTAGCAGCAGGGGTAGACATTACCCGAAGGGGAAGCGGTAATATCGGGGCCGCTAATGTCGCACGGGAGATCGGGGTCAGGTGGGGTTTTATTACCCTTATGTTTGATATATTAAAGGGTTTTTTGCCACTGATGATAGGCATGAAGATCCCCGTGCAATACCATAATATCTTCCTGATCATCCTCTCCCTTGCTATTCTTTTAGGGCATATGTACTCTCCCTTTTTAAGGTTCAGGGGCGGCAAGGGTGTTT
The Desulfatiglans sp. DNA segment above includes these coding regions:
- a CDS encoding phosphoglycerate kinase → MNKKCIKDVDIKNKRVLIRVDFNVPLDDNLNITDDNRIRESLPTIEYALKNGAKVILMSHLGRPKGEVKEKMRLTPVAHRLSELLKRPVKKPDNCIGPEVVDIVNKMQPEEVVLLENLRFHKEEEKNDSGFAKELSRLGDIFVNDAFGTCHRAHASTEGVTHYLESVSGFLVKKEIEYFEKVTSSPERPFILILGGAKVSDKVPLIENMLKKVDVILIGGAMAYTFLYAKGIKIGSSRYEPEVLDLAKTILDKAGKVELILPKDHIACDSFDSPKKIITTADENIKDGYLGVDIGPKTIELFLSKIKKAGTILWNGPMGVFERDEFAEGTNRIALGIADSSAVSVVGGGDSAAAAKKFGVEERLSHVSTGGGASLEYLEGKILPGIAALSDK
- the plsY gene encoding glycerol-3-phosphate 1-O-acyltransferase PlsY yields the protein MSILFALVILLSFFIGAIPFGLIIGRLAAGVDITRRGSGNIGAANVAREIGVRWGFITLMFDILKGFLPLMIGMKIPVQYHNIFLIILSLAILLGHMYSPFLRFRGGKGVSTGFGIFLALSPISAIISFCIFLLTVYLFNYISLGSISGACFMPVILALMDKPAHYIVIALLTALLILVAHSENINRIITGSERRWRN